The following are from one region of the Magallana gigas chromosome 4, xbMagGiga1.1, whole genome shotgun sequence genome:
- the LOC105327435 gene encoding universal stress protein Slr1101, protein METKERKVMIAMDGSVHAEFAFDWYLNSFRSPQDLVLLMHCIERHDKFHAALGSADVKMVCEILAQEEKEEANLKKQLEKKLIVNKLTGTVKTGVGNPGEMVISTAKKEHADVIICGCRGLGKLRRTFTGTVSDYIVHHSHVPVVVCRHPSHKDEIQHQK, encoded by the exons ATGGAGACCAAAGAGAGGAAAGTGATGATAGCTATGGACGGCAGTGTCCACGCAGAGTTCGCCTTCGATT GGTACCTGAACAGTTTCCGATCACCCCAGGACCTCGTTCTGCTCATGCACTGTATAGAGAGACACGATAAATTCCACGCAG CCCTAGGTTCGGCAGATGTCAAAATGGTGTGTGAAATATTAGCCCAGGAGGAAAAGGAAGAGGCAAATTTAAAGAAACAACTCGAGAAAAAACTCATAGTAAACAAG TTGACTGGAACGGTGAAAACGGGCGTTGGTAACCCTGGGGAGATGGTGATTTCCACTGCCAAAAAAGAACACGCTGACGTCATTATCTGCGGCTGCCGTGGATTGGGGAAACTCCGGCGGACATTTACAGGGACTGTTAGCGATTACATCGTCCACCATTCTCACGTGCCTGTTGTCGTGTGTCGTCATCCTAGTCACAAAGACGAAATACAACACCAGAAGTGA
- the LOC105327436 gene encoding uncharacterized protein has translation MTSLRTVVIAMDGSAHSEYAFEWYEKEFRRAGDHVVIVHCSERHEAFHGAMGTADIQSVCNILSQEEETENKFKTDIENKLKAHGINGRVKTHYGKPGETIIQLANEAQASNIIIGSRGHGKLRRTLLGSVSDYVVHHSEVPVTVCRHKHFTDHAHK, from the exons ATGACGTCACTAAGAACTGTGGTGATTGCAATGGACGGCAGCGCGCATTCTGAATATGCATTCGAAT GGTACGAGAAAGAGTTCAGACGAGCTGGGGATCACGTGGTCATTGTTCACTGTTCAGAAAGACATGAAGCGTTCCACGGAG CGATGGGGACGGCGGATATCCAGTCAGTCTGTAACATTTTATCACAAGAGGAGGAAAcggaaaacaaattcaaaacagaTATAGAAAATAAACTCAAAGCCCACGGG ATTAACGGACGTGTAAAAACACACTATGGAAAACCGGGTGAGACCATAATTCAACTCGCAAACGAAGCACAAGCAAGCAACATCATAATCGGAAGTCGTGGACACGGGAAGTTACGTCGAACGCTTCTAGGCAGCGTCAGTGATTACGTAGTACACCATTCGGAAGTACCTGTCACAGTGTGTCGTCACAAACACTTCACAGATCATGCGCATAAATGA
- the LOC136274418 gene encoding N-lysine methyltransferase KMT5A-like isoform X1 has product MNRNSPKTHELVLTTMQRRNNKRKKPLMVAKECIERKRDIEFLKKVWISDEIHWGVVTEKPLCKGDFIAEYRGKLCFEEPKESAYKFEFFNKKTKYWIDASEDDGSMARLINDEHIDPNANIKVLHEGFAEPHLCIFAVNDIKAGEEIRYNYGKNVDFFWRKKK; this is encoded by the exons ATGAACCGAAATTCACCGAAGACCCACGAATTGGTTTTAACCACGATGCAgag AAGAAACAACAAACGTAAAAAGCCTCTAATGGTGGCCAAAGAATGCATTGAAAGAAAAAGGGATATAGAATTCCTAAAAAAAGTTTGGATTAGTGATGAGATac aCTGGGGAGTTGTAACAGAAAAACCTCTATGTAAAGGGGATTTTATTGCAGAATACAGAGGAAAATTATGCTTCGAAGAACCTAAAGAGAGTGCGTACAAATTTGAGTTTTTCAACAAGAAGACCAAGTACTG GATTGATGCCTCGGAAGATGACGGCTCCATGGCAAGACTCATAAATGATGAACATATAGATCCTAATGCTAATATAAAGGTGCTTCATGAGGGGTTTGCAGAGCCCCATCTTTGTATTTTTGCTGTTAATGACATAAAAGCTGGTGAAGAAATCAGATACAACTATGGAAAGAACGTTGACTTTTTTTGGCGAAAAAAG AAATAA
- the LOC105327434 gene encoding neurocalcin homolog: protein MGKRHSKLAPRTLAELRDQTNFTVEEIQDWYKEFKSKWPKGVLTSEEFKKEYSTLFPLGDASEFAKHVFRVFDQNADGKLDFREFVCGFSIVLRGRMEDKLKFSFQMYDINGNGFISREEMLEVLAAMYKVESSLSNVLDREDPEERTDSIFNQMDLNCDDKLSLEEFIEGVKKDPRLVKLMDIS, encoded by the exons ATGGGGAAACGGCACAGCAAATTAGCACCCCGAACTCTGGCGGAGCTGAGGGATCAGACAAACTTTACAGTAGAGGAAATCCAGGACTGGTACAAAGAATTCAAGAGCAAATGGCCCAAAGGCGTGCTGACATCGGAAGAGTTCAAGAAGGAATACTCGACTTTATTTCCGCTAGGGGACGCTTCAGAGTTTGCAAAGCACGTGTTCCGCGTGTTTGACCAGAATGCCGACGGGAAGCTGGACTTCCGTGAGTTTGTGTGCGGCTTCAGCATCGTGTTAAGGGGACGTATGGAGGACAAACTCAAGTTCAGCTTCCAGATGTACGACATCAATGGGAATGGATTCATCTCCCGCGAAGAAATGTTGGAGGTTCTCGCT GCGATGTACAAAGTGGAATCGTCCCTGTCCAACGTCCTTGACCGTGAAGATCCTGAGGAACGAACAGATTCTATTTTTAACCAAATGGACCTTAATTGTGATGATAAACTTTCTTTAGAGGAATTTATTGAAGGAGTGAAAAAGGACCCCCGCCTCGTCAAACTGATGGACATTTCATAA
- the LOC136274418 gene encoding uncharacterized protein isoform X2, with amino-acid sequence MNRNSPKTHELVLTTMQRRNNKRKKPLMVAKECIERKRDIEFLKKVWISDEIHWGVVTEKPLCKGDFIAEYRGKLCFEEPKESAYKFEFFNKKTKYCVRWTRLFLSWNTDMQ; translated from the exons ATGAACCGAAATTCACCGAAGACCCACGAATTGGTTTTAACCACGATGCAgag AAGAAACAACAAACGTAAAAAGCCTCTAATGGTGGCCAAAGAATGCATTGAAAGAAAAAGGGATATAGAATTCCTAAAAAAAGTTTGGATTAGTGATGAGATac aCTGGGGAGTTGTAACAGAAAAACCTCTATGTAAAGGGGATTTTATTGCAGAATACAGAGGAAAATTATGCTTCGAAGAACCTAAAGAGAGTGCGTACAAATTTGAGTTTTTCAACAAGAAGACCAAGTACTG TGTGAGGTGGACAAGGTTATTCCTTTCATGGAATACAGACATGCAGTAA